The DNA window ACGCCGGAGGCCTGGTTAACAGAACTGAAATAACCCAGTGGTGCCCTACCTCACCAAGGACGCCTGCACGTGCAGGCGGCGGATCCGCTCCTCCATCGGCGGGTGCGTGGAGAACAGCCCGGCGATCCCGCCGCCCCGGAGCGGGTTGGCGATCATCAGGTGGGCGCTGGAGGTGAGCTGGCCCTCGGCCGGCAGCGGCATCCTCTGCGTGCCGTAGTGGATCTTCTCCAGGGCGCTGGCGAGGGCGAGCGGGTCACGGGTCATCGTGGCGCCGGACGCGTCCGCCTGGAACTCCCGGTTCCGGCTGATCGCCAGCTGGATGATCGACGCGGCCAGCGGGCCGAGGATCATCATGAGCAGCAGGCCGGCCGGGTTCGGGCTGTCCTCGTCGTCGGAGCTGGTGAACGGCAGGAAGAACGCCAGCTGGGCGAGCATCGTGACGATGCCGGCGAGGCCGGCCGCCACGCTGGAGATGAGGATGTCGCGGTTGTAGACGTGCGACAGCTCGTGGCCGATCACACCGCGCAGCTCGCGCAGGGTCAGCAGGCGGGTGATGCCGACCGTCACCGCGACCGCAGCGTGCTGCGGATCACGCCCGGTGGCGAACGCGTTCGGCTGCATCGCCGGGGACACGTAGAGCCGTGGCATCGGCTGACCCGCCTCGGTCGCGAGCTCGCGGACCATCGTGTAGAGCTCGGGGAACTCGGCCTCGCTCACCGGCCGCGCGCCCATCGATCGCAGAGCGATCTTGTCTGAGTAGAAGTAGCTGAAAGCATTCGTGGCCAGCGAAATGATCACGGCGACGACCAGGCCGCCGCTGCCACCCAGCCAGTAGCCCACGGTCAGGATGAGACCCGTGAGCACACCCAGCAGAGCCGCTGTCTTGAGGCCATTGTGATGGCTGGACAACATCCACTCCTTAGGCTTGCGGGCTTGTGGCCCGCACTCCAGACAACATCGGTGACCTGCGGTTTCATCCCCGTCTAACTGTGAGTTGGCTGGGTTTGCACTGAGTGCCGGCCGCGCTATGTTCGAGTGGTGCCAGAACGCCGCGTCCCGCTTTCCGTCCTAGATCTCGCCACTGTCCGTGAAGGGCACGGCAGCGCCGACGCCCTGCGCGGCACCATCGAGATCGCCAGAACCGCGGACGAACTGGGCTATGCCCGGTTCTGGGTCGCCGAGCATCACAACATGCCGGCCGTCGCCTCCACCGCGCCGCCGGTCCTGATCGGAGCCGTCGCCGCGAACACCCGGAACATCCGGGTCGGCTCCGGCGGCGTGATGCTGCCCAACCACATGCCGTTCGTGGTGGCCGAGCAGTTCGCCCTGTTGGAGGCGCTCTACCCGGACCGGATCGACCTCGGCATCGGCCGGGCGCCCGGCACCGACCAGGCCACCGCGGCCGCGCTGCGGGGCGTGTCGCCCTACCTGACCGTGGAGCAGTTCCCGGAGCACCTGCAGACCGTGATGTCGCTGCTCGGTGACGCCCGGGCCACCGCGCCGGCCCGGCTGTCGGCGACCCCGGCGGCGGAGAGTTACCCGGAGGTCTGGGTGCTCGGGTCCTCCACCTACGGCGCGCAGCTCGCCGCCGCGCTCGGCCTGCCGTTCTGTTACGCGTACCACTTCGCGATGAGCTCCGACGTGGACACCGCCGCCCGGCTCTACCGGGAGGGCTTCCAGCCGTCGCCGCGCTGGTCCGAGCCGCACCTCATGGTCAGCGCCTCGGTCCTGGCCGCGGAGACCACCGAGGAGGCCGACTACCTCGCCGGTCCCAGCCGGATCATGGCGTTGAGCCTGCGGACCGGCCGGCTCGGCCCGATGGTCTCGCCGGAGACCGCGGCCACCCGGGAGCTGACCGACCTGGACCGGGCGGTGCTCGGCTCACTGCCCGGCACGCAGTTCGCCGGGACCGCCGAGGAGGTCGTCGCCGGGCTGGACGCGCTCGTCGAGCGGACCGGCGCGAGCGAGCTGATCCTGGCCGGTTCGGTCTACGACCCGGCGACCCGGCAGGACAGCTTGATCCGGATCGCGAAGGCGTGGGGCCTCTAGTCTTGCTTCCATGAGCATCGTTCTCTCGGTCAACGTCGGATCGTCCGAACCCAACCCGGCGAAGGGCGTCGGTGTCACAGGCATCGGCAAGCGGCCGATCGACGGCCCGATCGCGGTGCGCCCGCCCGGCCCGAAACACGTGGGGCTGCACAGCGGGGTGGTCGGCGACTTCATCGGCGACACCCAGCACCACGGCGGTGACGACCAGGCCGTTTATGCGTACGGGCGGGAGGACTACGCCTGGTGGGAAGCCGAGCTCGGCCGTGAGCTGCCGAACGGCATCTTCGGCGAGAACCTGACCACCGAGGGGATCGACCTGCTCGGCGCGGTGATCGGCGAGCAGTGGCACTTCCCGTCCGGTGTGGTGCTGCAGCCCACGTTCGGCCGGATCCCGTGCGCGACGTTCCAGCACCGGATGGAGGAGCCGCGCTGGGTGAAGCGGTTCGCCCAGGCCAACCGGACCGGGACGTACCTGCGGATCCTCGAACCCGGCGAGATCCGGGCCGGCGACCGGGTGGAGATCCGCGAACGCCCCGGCCACGGGCTGACCGTGGCCGAGGCGTTCGGCATCTACATGCACGACCAGGACCGGCTGGCCCGCCTGCTGGTCGCGGACTCCCTGCCCCCGTCGATGCGCAGGGAGGTCGAGGAGCGACTGTCCCGGACTACCGGCAGCGCCAGATGATCGGCTGAACAGGGCGTTCCGCGGCGACGCCGCTCAGGTTGGAACCGGCGGCGATCCGGGCGTTCTCGCTGATGAAGGCCACCCCGAACGAGTCGTCCGGGTACTTCTCCAGCCGCGGCAGGGACATCACCTCCTTGCCGACGTAGACCGCCGGCTCGCCCTGGATGAACCAGTCCGCCTTCCGGTGCGGCCCGGGTATCTGCGCGGCCGTCACCTCGTCGAGCAGCTTCTCCCAGGTCCGGCTGCTCGGGTCGTACCGGAACATGCGCGGGTTGAGGGCGGCCGGTGACTGCCGCGCGCTCGGTTCGAGCAGCATCCGCACCTCGGCGTAGATCCAGCCGTAGTGGTAGGCGCGCGGCTCGACGTACACCTTCTCGTCGCCCTTCTCCGGCTGCGGTGAGCGGACCGCCTCGACAGTGCCGTCCTGGTGCCAGAGGAACATGCCGTTCAGGTCACCCCCGTACAGCGAGGTGATGATCGTGCCGTCCTCGGTGACGTCCCAGGCGGTGCCGGCGGTGTAGCCCGGCGGCATCGGCATCGCCTCGGGTTCCGCGGTCCACGACGCCCAGCGCTGCGGGACGCCCTCACCCTGGTTGGTCTCGGCGTCCCCGGCGATCAGCCCGGCCTCGTTGATGGCGGCCGCGTTGCCGGCGCCCTTCAACCGGGTCACCGTGCCGTCGTGCAGCACGTAGGGCATCACGGTCCCCTCGGTGGTGGCGCCCACCGCGATCCCGGCGGTGTTGATGTCACCCATCGACACCCGGGGCCCGGTGTACGTGACGTGTTCGGCCAGCTTCCCGTCCCGCCACACCAGCACGTCACCGTCCCCGCCGGCGACCGGCTCGGTCTCCCCGACCAGCACACTCCCGGTCGGGTCACCGCCGTTCACCGCCGCCGACGTCGCGGTGCCGAGCGGCAGCTCCGCGGCGGTGCAGGCGGCCGGCACCCCGGGATCCGCCGGGAGCGGCGGTGGCAGCGACGCCGGATGCGGGCGCAGCACCAGGATCCCGCTCGTCACCGCGACGGCCAGGCCGGTCGTGACGGCGGCGCCGGTGGACCAGGTCCGCACCCGCCGGGCCCGCAGACCGTTCCGCATGGCCTTCGCCACGTCGATCCGCGCGGTGGCGTCCGGCTCGGCGTCCAGCGGCCGCATCAGCAGCGTTCCGTACTCGTCCTCGTTCATGCCGCTCTCCTCCTTCACCGGGTCTCCTGCAGCGCCGGCCCGTTGTCGCCGAGAATCCGGCGCAGAGCGGCGAGCCCGTGCGACGTCTGGCTCTTCACCGTCCCCTCCGAGCAGCCGAGGATCTGCGCCACGTCGGTCACCGACCTGTCACACAGGAACCGCAGCACCAGCACCGCCTGCTGCCGCGCCGGCACTTTCGCCAGCGCCGCCCGCAGCACGGTGCGCTGCTCCACACCCGGCGCCCCACTCGACTCCACCCGCTCCGGCGCCGACGCGAACAACCCCACCCGCCACCACCCGCGCCGCCTCTCGTCCAGGAACGTCCGCACGATCATCGTGTGCACATAGGCGTCCACGTTCTCCGCACGCGACACCTTCGGCCAGCGGGCATACAGCTTGGTGATCGTCTCCTGCACCAGGTCATCGGCCTGATCCCGGTTGCCGCTGAGCAGATAGGCAAGCCGGCGCAGCGCCGGGAGCCGCCCGTTCACATACGCCAGATAGTCCTCGTCCATCCCGCTCCCCGTTCTGCCGTCACTTAGATAGACGCCAGTCCGGAAGGCAGGGTTGTATCAATCTTTTCGGGTACGGCCAGAGCACTCCCCAAACGCGGCTACCACGCCCGTGGCAGCCGCGCGGCCAGTTGCCCACTCCAGGCCGCCCGGCGACCGCCGGCGACGGGTGCATGGCCGAGCAGCACCCCGTCCCACGCATAGCCGGGCCGCCACGCGCGGCATCACCGCGCCGTGCACCCATCGGGTGAAAGCTGCGCGCCCGGAAACGCGCGGATACCAGCGGTCCCACAGGATGCCGCAAAAGCAGAAACGCTCCAGTGTCGGTTTCGGCGCTGCCGTTCCGACTCGTCTACTCCAGAGCGAGCCGACCGGGGATCTCCTCGTTGAAGATCTCGATGAGCCAGCCGAACGCCGTCTCGCCGTGACCAACCCGAGCCGCTTCGATCCGTACCCGCATAGATTCGCGATGACTCGGATGACAGGTAAGAAGCCACCGTTCCATATTCCGTGCGGCTTCGGCATGTCCGAGCGCTTCTCGGCTGCGCTCATGATGACGCCAGACAACCCGGAAATCACCGTCGTCGGGCGTACCGAAGCCGCCGCGTAAGCAGTCGGCGAAGGCGTCGAGGTTGCGGCCGAAGTACCCACCGCAGCCCATCGTCTCGCCGACGACGGCGTAGAAATCATCCAGGCTGTTGATCCGCCGGCCATCGAGAACATAGATCTCCGTCACGAGCGCCATGGTAGGAGCGAAAGAGACTGAGGCTGGGAGATTTTGGCTGAAGCGTTCGCAGCGGCACACCGGCCAGATCGCCATTTCAAGAGCCTGGTCCCAGATTGCGAAGGTGAAGCGGCTGGTGGTCTGGTGCGGATCCCAGCCGGAAAGCGGGGGCTGTTCGTACGCGCCGTTCAAGGCACCGGAGAGCGATCATCATTCTCCGGCCGGCTCAGCGACTTCGCCTGCTCCACGAGTTGCTGGACCTGCTGCGGAGCGAGCCTGCTGGCCGCTGCAACCAGGCTGCCGATCTCTCGGGCAGCCGGGTACGAATCGGGCGGCGCGGCGTGGCTGCCGGCAGGCAGCCCAGCGATCACCAGCAGGTCGGCAAGCGGCATCTCCAGGATCGGCGCGATGTCGTGGAGGAGTTCCGGGCTCGGCTCCAACCTGCCACTGAGTAACTGATTGATGGTCGACTCGGCACGCGCCGATGCGCGGCTCACGGCCCGTGCGGTGAGTCGACGGTTGGAAAGCAGGCCCCGATGATCTCTGCGAAGTCGGCGCTCATCGATGTACGCTACCGGCCGCCTCCGCGCGGCAGCGAAGGGTGCGGTAGGTCTTCTCCACTCTGAGCCCCGGCTGCGCGGTGCCGAGGAGGCCCATGGCCGGAGGACGAGTGTGCTCTCGTCTGCCCACGACTGCTCGTCGAGAGTTGGGCTCACTGGATCACAACGAGAACGGCCCCGGACCGCGTTTCCGCTGGCACCGGGGCCGTTCTACTTCCCTGTGGCGGGTAGAGGATTCGAACCTCTGTAGCTTTCGCGACGGATTTACAGTCCGCTCCCATTGGCCGCTCGGGCAACCCGCCTGGGAACCACCGCGGTCTCCCGCAGCAGCGGACATCAGGATAGCCGTACCGCGGGCGGCCCTCGCAACCGGGTACGGTCGGCATGTCGCGGGGCCCGGATTGCCCCGCTGAAGCACCACTGGGACGAAGACAAGCAGGAGTCTGATCATGGCAGCCAGCCCGTCGTTCGACATCGTGAGCAAGGTCGACCGGCAGGAGGTCGACAACGCGTTCAACCAGGCGGAGAAGGAGCTCGCCACCCGGTTCGACTTTCGGGGTACGGGCACCGTCGTCGCCAAGTCGGGGGAGGCGTTCACCATCACGTCCGAGACGGAGGAGCGGGCCACCGCGGCGCTCGACGTCTTCAAGGAGAAGCTGGTGAAGCGGAACATCTCCCTGAAGTCGCTGGACGCCGGGGAACCGCGGCAGTCCGGCAAGACGTACAAGATTGATCTGAAGGTCGTCGAGGGCATCGAGTCCGACAAGGCCAAGGCGATCAGCAAGAAGATCCGCGACGAGGGGCCGAAGGGCGTGCAGGCGCAGATCCAGGGCGACCAGCTGCGCGTCACCGGCAAGAAGCGGGACGACCTCCAGGCGGTCATCGCGCTGCTCAAGCAAGAGGATTTCGGCGTCGCCCTGCAGTTCACGAATTACCGCTGAGTGACGGCCGCCCGCGTCGCAGACTGATGCGGTGGGTACAGCGGTGCTGGGCGGCCTGATCGGGCTGCTGTTGCTGGCGTTCGGCGCGCGCGTCCTGGTCAGTGGGCGCGCCCCGGCGGTGATCGGCCGGTCGTTCCGGACCGATCGGGAGGCCGGCTTCTATCACCTGCTGTTCGGCCTGGCAGTCCTGATCTTCGTGGGGGGTGCCCGCCTGGCGGGTGGGTCCTCCGGCACGACCGCGTCCGTCATCTCGGTGGCCCTGGTCGCGGTCGCCGTCGTCCGCTTCCGGCCACGGGCCCGGGCCCGCAGAGACGACTGATCGGGTACGGGAAATCGCGGCGTACCGTCGATGCGGGAACCGCACCGGCCCGTAGTCATAAGGAGACGGACATCGTGATCGACCCGGTCGTGGACGTGGAGTGGCTGCGCGATCACCGTGACGACGTCGTCCTGGCGGACGTCCGGTGGTATCTGGACGGGCGGTCCGGCCGTGACGCGTACGCGAAGGGCCATCTTCCCGGCGCCGTCTTCATCGACCTGGACACCGCGCTGGCCCGGCACGGCTCGCCGGCTGAGGGCCGGCATCCGCTGCCGGATCCGGGCACGTTCGCCGCGGCGATGGCGGCGGCCGGGATCGGGGACGACGACACCGTGATCGGTTATGACGACGCCGGCGGCGTGATCGCGGCCCGGCTCGTCTGGATGCTCCGGGCGATCGGCCACGACGCGGCGCTGCTGGACGGCGGGCTGGCCGCCTGGACCGGCGACCTGACCACCGAGGTGCCGCAGCCGGCGCCGGCGTCGTTCACGGCGCGGGACTGGCCGGCCGGGCGGCTCGCCACCATCGACGAGGCGGCGGCCGGTGATCGGGTGGTGCTGGACGCCCGGGACCGGTCCCGTTACCGGGGTGACGCGGAGCCGGTGGATCCGCGGCCCGGTCACATCCCGGGCGCGCGGAGCCTGCCCACCCGGGAGAACCTGGGCGCCGACGGGCGGTTCCGGCCGGTGGGCGAGCTGCGGGACCGGTTCGCGGAGCAGGGCGTGAGCGACGCCGCCGACGTCATCTCCTATTGCGGGTCCGGCGTGACGGCCTGCCACAACCTGATCGCGTTGGAGCACGCGGGTCTCGGTGCCGGCCGGCTCTTCCCGGGCTCCTGGTCGCAGTACGCGCACACCACCCGCCCGGCCGCGACCGGCGACCAGCCCTAGTTCTGCGCGTCGAGCCAGCGCTGGTGTGCCTCCCAGGCAGCCTGTTTGCTGCTGCCGACGGCGGCGCCGATCTGTGCCCAGGAGGCCCCGGCGCCCCGGGCGGTGCGGATCATCGGCTGCCGTCCGTAACCGGCTTTGCGGATCACCACCTCGCTGAGCGCGAGCATCTCCAGGGCTTCGTCGCGGGTGAGGCGGGGGCTGCCCTCCGGGTCCATGGTGGCGAGGGCGTCGCGCATGCGCAGATCGTTGTACCGGGCGGTCGCCGTCACGAGGGTGTGGCGGGGTTCGAGTTCCTCCGGTGTCGTCACTGGACGATGGTTGCGTCAAGCCAGCCTGACGTCAAGCAACCTTGACGGACAGAGGCGAATTGCCCTCACTTCTACCCGTAAATCCGGCACAAAGCCCTCAATTTTTGAACTCGCTGTCGCGGGATTGACTCAACCGTTCGGCCATTGTTTCGGGAAGTCTCGGTTCGACCCGCCGGTGGACGCTCCCCGTCGCACAACTGGTGTGGCAACATCAGGATACCGAACCTGAGTACACGCGCCAACAGGAGTCATGCATGTCTGCAAGGAAACTGAGCCGCCTCGCCGGTTTGGTGCTAGTGCTTGCGGCTGTTTTCGGTGGACTCGCCGCTGGTCACACCGCGTCTGACAGTGCCACGGCGGTTCGCTACACCACGCTTGACTTCGACTGGACCTGATCGTCCAGCTCACTTTTCCGCGCGACCTGAAGAGGAGCGCCATGGCCGGCCCTTCACGATCCCGGCGGCGTTCCGCGGATTACGCGTGGCTGATCACCGGTCCGCTCGGTCTGTTCGCATTCGCCTGCACGATCGGGTTCTGGATCGACGATCCGGGGTGGTACCGGGACGCACTTCCGGCCCTGGTCATCCTGGCGCTCTATCTGGTCAGCCAATTCGCCGCGTTCAACGTGGTGATCCGGCGCAGCGGCCTGACCGTGACGGTGACCGAGGTCCCGCTCGTCCTCGGCCTCTACTACATATCGCCGGTCCTGATGATCGGTGTGGTCGTCATCGGCGCCCTGTCCATGCAGGTGCGCTACACGACTGCACCGGTCAAGGCCTGGTTCAACGTGGCCAAGCAGGCGGCGAGCATCTGTGCGTCGCTGCTGGTGATCGAGGCCTTCCCGCCGATCGTGAACGCCGGACCGGGCACCTGGGGGATCCTGGCCGTCGCCGTGGCGGTCAACGTCCTGGTGCAGCTGGCCTGCTTCGCCGGTGTGATGAGCGTGGTGCAGGGCGGCCGGGCCGCCCCGGACATGCTCCGGGCCAGCCTGCCCAACCAGATGATCGCCGGGGTCAACGCGGCGGTCGGCCTGCTCTTCCTGATCGCCCTGGAGGCGACCAAATGGTCGGCGATCCTGCTCGGGGTCCTGGCCGTCGCCCTGACGCTGCTGCTGCGCTCGTTCGCCGGCTTCTTCCGGCAGCACCGCACCCTCGCCGACGTCTACGAGCTCACCCAGGCGCTGCGCAAGGAGAGCTCGGACAGCGCGCTGCCCGACGTCCTGCTCGGCCGGGTCCGCGAGCTGATGCGCTCGGAGTACGCGACGCTCTGGCTCGCCCCGCAGGACCGCTATCCCGAGGTGCTGCTCACCGCTCAGGTGGACAACAAGGGACTGCTCGACATCTCGCCGGTGCCCGCCGTGATCCGCGACCACGCGATCCAGGAGCACCGGGTGATCGGGGTCGGTTCCCGGTTCCCGGAGACCGAGCACCTGCGTGCGGAGCTGCGCTCGACCCGGGCGAAAGACGTGCTGGTCGTCCCGCTCCGGTCCGGTCAGACGGTGATCGGCACCCTCGAGGTGGTCAACCGGCTGGGGGAGAGCCGCAGCTTCCGGGACAGCGACGTGCAGGTCCTGGAGACCATCGCGGCGCACGCCGCGGCCACCGTGGAGAACTCGCGCCTGGTCGACCGGCTGCGCCACGACGCGTACCACGATCGGCTGACCGGGATGCCGAATCGGCGCCGGATCGTCGACGCGCTGGCCGAGTCGGTGCGGGTGCACGCCGAGCACGAGGTCGTCGCGGTGGTGCTCTTCGACGTGGACGGCCAGCGCAACGTCAACGAGTCGATGGGCCACGCGGCCGGCGACAAGCTGCTCTCCGAGGTCGCGGCCCGGCTGCGCGGCATCGCGGACTCCGGCGCGCTGGTCGGCCGGATCGGCGGCGACGAGTTCGTGGTCACGCTGCGGGCCGAGAGCCTCGAGGCGACCATCACGCTCGCCACCCAGATGCGGGAGCGCCTGCGCGGTCCGATGGCGGTCGGCTCGCTCACCCTGGACGTGGACACCGCGGTCGGCGTGGCGGTCTATCCGGATCACGGCAGCGACCCCGAGACCTTGCTGCAGCGCGCCGAGCTCGCTGCCAACGCGGCCAAGGCCCTTCCGTACGGTGTTCAGCCCTTCCACCCCGCCCTGGAGTCCCGTGCGGTCCGCCGCCTGGGCATCGCCGCCGACCTGCGCCGCGCTCTGGACAACGGGCAGCTGGAGGTCTACTTCCAGCCCATGGTCACGCTCGCCGACCGGCACGTGGTGGGCGTGGAGTGCCTGGCCCGCTGGTCGCATCCGGCGCACGGCGAGGTCGCCCCGGAGGACTTCGTGGCGGTCGCCGAGCACACCGGCCAGCTGGCCCGGCTCACCGAGGTGGTGCTCCGGGCCGGCCTGCAGCGCTGCCGGGACTGGGCCGCGGCGGACCGCCCGCTGGCGATCGCGGTGAATCTCTCGGCGCGGACGCTGCTCGACTCCCGCTTCCCGGACCTGGTCGAGGAGATGCTGACGGAGTACCGGGTCGATCCCGGCCAGCTGACCTTCGAGATCTCCGAGCCGGGGATGCTCAACGACATCGAACGGGTGCTGCCCACGCTGTACCGGCTGCGTGACCTCGGCCTCCGGCTCAGCGTCGACGACTTCGGCACCGGTGCCTCCTCACTGGCGTACCTGCGGCAGTGGCCGGTGCACGAGGTGAAGATCGACGACACGTTCGTGCAGGGCATGGCGACCGACAACGGCGATCTCGCGATCGTCCGGGCGGTGGTCGGGCTCTCCCGGGAGTTCGGGCTCACGGTGGTGGCCGAGGGGGTGGAGAGCGAGCTCACCCTGGACCTGCTGGAGGAGATGGGCTGTGAGCTCGGCCAGGGTTACCTCTTCAGCCGGCCGTTGCCGTTCGAGCGGCTGGAGGCCTGGCTGTCCGCTCAGACCGAGCCGGAGTCCACTCCGACCGGAGAGGTCCGCAGGCTCCGAGCGGTGATCTGAGCAGGCCTTTCACGGGGGTGGGGGTACCGAT is part of the Actinoplanes missouriensis 431 genome and encodes:
- a CDS encoding barstar family protein, whose amino-acid sequence is MALVTEIYVLDGRRINSLDDFYAVVGETMGCGGYFGRNLDAFADCLRGGFGTPDDGDFRVVWRHHERSREALGHAEAARNMERWLLTCHPSHRESMRVRIEAARVGHGETAFGWLIEIFNEEIPGRLALE
- a CDS encoding putative bifunctional diguanylate cyclase/phosphodiesterase, which encodes MAGPSRSRRRSADYAWLITGPLGLFAFACTIGFWIDDPGWYRDALPALVILALYLVSQFAAFNVVIRRSGLTVTVTEVPLVLGLYYISPVLMIGVVVIGALSMQVRYTTAPVKAWFNVAKQAASICASLLVIEAFPPIVNAGPGTWGILAVAVAVNVLVQLACFAGVMSVVQGGRAAPDMLRASLPNQMIAGVNAAVGLLFLIALEATKWSAILLGVLAVALTLLLRSFAGFFRQHRTLADVYELTQALRKESSDSALPDVLLGRVRELMRSEYATLWLAPQDRYPEVLLTAQVDNKGLLDISPVPAVIRDHAIQEHRVIGVGSRFPETEHLRAELRSTRAKDVLVVPLRSGQTVIGTLEVVNRLGESRSFRDSDVQVLETIAAHAAATVENSRLVDRLRHDAYHDRLTGMPNRRRIVDALAESVRVHAEHEVVAVVLFDVDGQRNVNESMGHAAGDKLLSEVAARLRGIADSGALVGRIGGDEFVVTLRAESLEATITLATQMRERLRGPMAVGSLTLDVDTAVGVAVYPDHGSDPETLLQRAELAANAAKALPYGVQPFHPALESRAVRRLGIAADLRRALDNGQLEVYFQPMVTLADRHVVGVECLARWSHPAHGEVAPEDFVAVAEHTGQLARLTEVVLRAGLQRCRDWAAADRPLAIAVNLSARTLLDSRFPDLVEEMLTEYRVDPGQLTFEISEPGMLNDIERVLPTLYRLRDLGLRLSVDDFGTGASSLAYLRQWPVHEVKIDDTFVQGMATDNGDLAIVRAVVGLSREFGLTVVAEGVESELTLDLLEEMGCELGQGYLFSRPLPFERLEAWLSAQTEPESTPTGEVRRLRAVI
- a CDS encoding SigE family RNA polymerase sigma factor, whose amino-acid sequence is MDEDYLAYVNGRLPALRRLAYLLSGNRDQADDLVQETITKLYARWPKVSRAENVDAYVHTMIVRTFLDERRRGWWRVGLFASAPERVESSGAPGVEQRTVLRAALAKVPARQQAVLVLRFLCDRSVTDVAQILGCSEGTVKSQTSHGLAALRRILGDNGPALQETR
- a CDS encoding MOSC domain-containing protein — its product is MSIVLSVNVGSSEPNPAKGVGVTGIGKRPIDGPIAVRPPGPKHVGLHSGVVGDFIGDTQHHGGDDQAVYAYGREDYAWWEAELGRELPNGIFGENLTTEGIDLLGAVIGEQWHFPSGVVLQPTFGRIPCATFQHRMEEPRWVKRFAQANRTGTYLRILEPGEIRAGDRVEIRERPGHGLTVAEAFGIYMHDQDRLARLLVADSLPPSMRREVEERLSRTTGSAR
- a CDS encoding LLM class flavin-dependent oxidoreductase translates to MVPERRVPLSVLDLATVREGHGSADALRGTIEIARTADELGYARFWVAEHHNMPAVASTAPPVLIGAVAANTRNIRVGSGGVMLPNHMPFVVAEQFALLEALYPDRIDLGIGRAPGTDQATAAALRGVSPYLTVEQFPEHLQTVMSLLGDARATAPARLSATPAAESYPEVWVLGSSTYGAQLAAALGLPFCYAYHFAMSSDVDTAARLYREGFQPSPRWSEPHLMVSASVLAAETTEEADYLAGPSRIMALSLRTGRLGPMVSPETAATRELTDLDRAVLGSLPGTQFAGTAEEVVAGLDALVERTGASELILAGSVYDPATRQDSLIRIAKAWGL
- a CDS encoding YajQ family cyclic di-GMP-binding protein, whose product is MAASPSFDIVSKVDRQEVDNAFNQAEKELATRFDFRGTGTVVAKSGEAFTITSETEERATAALDVFKEKLVKRNISLKSLDAGEPRQSGKTYKIDLKVVEGIESDKAKAISKKIRDEGPKGVQAQIQGDQLRVTGKKRDDLQAVIALLKQEDFGVALQFTNYR
- a CDS encoding sulfurtransferase, with product MIDPVVDVEWLRDHRDDVVLADVRWYLDGRSGRDAYAKGHLPGAVFIDLDTALARHGSPAEGRHPLPDPGTFAAAMAAAGIGDDDTVIGYDDAGGVIAARLVWMLRAIGHDAALLDGGLAAWTGDLTTEVPQPAPASFTARDWPAGRLATIDEAAAGDRVVLDARDRSRYRGDAEPVDPRPGHIPGARSLPTRENLGADGRFRPVGELRDRFAEQGVSDAADVISYCGSGVTACHNLIALEHAGLGAGRLFPGSWSQYAHTTRPAATGDQP
- the htpX gene encoding zinc metalloprotease HtpX, translating into MLSSHHNGLKTAALLGVLTGLILTVGYWLGGSGGLVVAVIISLATNAFSYFYSDKIALRSMGARPVSEAEFPELYTMVRELATEAGQPMPRLYVSPAMQPNAFATGRDPQHAAVAVTVGITRLLTLRELRGVIGHELSHVYNRDILISSVAAGLAGIVTMLAQLAFFLPFTSSDDEDSPNPAGLLLMMILGPLAASIIQLAISRNREFQADASGATMTRDPLALASALEKIHYGTQRMPLPAEGQLTSSAHLMIANPLRGGGIAGLFSTHPPMEERIRRLHVQASLVR